The Nitrospinota bacterium genome contains a region encoding:
- a CDS encoding PCP reductase family protein codes for MAIKSVNGDSDGSAGITFTCPACGGGALMLINPMEAQLVKGMGVHVGLGAAMTPRGPMETIESSLQKTAPDEEVEWAMDARERLMRVPAIARPMAKMAIERHARKSGARRVTIELMDEVKKHM; via the coding sequence ATGGCCATAAAATCCGTGAACGGCGACAGCGACGGCTCCGCCGGGATAACGTTCACATGCCCCGCGTGCGGTGGCGGCGCGCTGATGCTGATAAATCCCATGGAGGCGCAGCTTGTAAAGGGGATGGGGGTGCATGTGGGGCTCGGGGCGGCCATGACGCCGCGTGGCCCGATGGAGACAATCGAAAGCTCGCTGCAAAAAACCGCGCCAGACGAAGAGGTGGAGTGGGCCATGGACGCGCGGGAACGGCTGATGCGCGTGCCGGCGATCGCAAGGCCGATGGCGAAAATGGCAATAGAGCGCCACGCGCGCAAGAGCGGCGCGCGGCGGGTCACCATCGAGCTTATGGACGAGGTCAAAAAACATATGTGA
- a CDS encoding sigma-54-dependent Fis family transcriptional regulator, whose product MSNLLIADDERSILTTLQILFSNEGHNVDTASGVAEAKKLLDRKIYDLVLTDLRLKDGDGRETLEYAKMMNSRTEVIIFTAYGSFESAVEAIKLGAFDYIIKPIDSNKLLVTVSKALEHKSLVAEVKNLRKEFRRKYGFHNILGESTQIADVLDVVQRIAETDVAVLVEGENGTGKDLIARAIHSSSLRTSGPFVAINCGGINENLLESELFGHVKGSFTGAVSNRVGLFEESDGGTLFLDEVGSMPLSLQTKLLRVLQSKTIQRLGANEIVKINTRIIAASNRKLAEMVKTGEFREDLYYRLRVVEISIPPLRERRGDVLLLCNHFLEKFASSMRRDIKGFTSEALNKLLEHPWPGNVRELENCVESAVALCKGNVIGTDDLPKSLCGVEVSLAYAAAQNPITLDELEKRYILEILKSNNYNQKKTADLLAIGRNTLWRKIKRYKIKMPAMAESAAKSG is encoded by the coding sequence ATGAGTAATCTGCTAATTGCCGATGATGAACGGTCAATACTGACAACGCTCCAGATACTTTTCAGCAACGAGGGGCATAACGTGGACACCGCTTCCGGCGTCGCCGAGGCGAAAAAGCTGCTGGACAGGAAAATATACGACCTTGTGCTCACCGACCTGCGTTTGAAGGACGGCGACGGGAGGGAAACCCTCGAATACGCCAAGATGATGAACAGCAGGACCGAGGTGATAATTTTCACCGCATACGGCTCGTTCGAATCCGCGGTGGAGGCGATCAAGCTTGGCGCCTTCGACTACATCATAAAACCGATAGACTCCAACAAGCTGCTTGTCACCGTCTCCAAGGCGCTCGAACACAAGAGCCTGGTGGCGGAGGTGAAAAATCTGCGCAAGGAGTTCCGCAGGAAATACGGGTTCCACAACATCCTGGGCGAAAGCACCCAGATAGCCGACGTGCTAGACGTCGTGCAAAGGATAGCGGAGACGGACGTCGCCGTGCTTGTGGAGGGGGAGAACGGCACCGGAAAGGACCTTATCGCCAGGGCGATCCACAGCTCCAGCCTGCGCACGTCGGGCCCCTTCGTGGCCATCAATTGCGGCGGGATAAACGAAAACCTGCTTGAAAGCGAGCTTTTTGGGCACGTCAAGGGATCTTTCACCGGAGCGGTGTCCAACCGGGTGGGGCTTTTCGAGGAATCCGACGGAGGGACGTTGTTTCTCGATGAAGTAGGGTCCATGCCCCTGTCGCTGCAAACAAAACTTTTAAGGGTGCTGCAGAGCAAGACGATCCAGCGGCTGGGCGCCAACGAGATCGTGAAGATAAACACCCGCATCATAGCCGCCTCCAACAGGAAGCTGGCCGAAATGGTCAAGACCGGCGAATTCCGGGAGGACCTTTATTACAGGCTGCGCGTGGTGGAGATAAGCATTCCGCCCCTGCGCGAACGGCGGGGGGACGTGCTTTTGCTGTGCAACCATTTTCTTGAAAAATTCGCGTCCTCCATGCGCAGGGACATCAAGGGATTCACAAGCGAAGCGTTGAACAAGCTGCTGGAGCATCCGTGGCCAGGCAACGTGCGCGAGCTGGAAAATTGCGTGGAAAGCGCCGTGGCGCTGTGCAAGGGGAACGTAATCGGGACGGACGACCTGCCAAAATCCCTGTGCGGCGTGGAGGTGAGCCTGGCCTACGCCGCCGCGCAAAACCCTATCACCCTCGACGAGCTGGAAAAAAGGTATATCCTTGAGATACTCAAGTCGAACAACTATAACCAGAAAAAGACCGCCGACCTGCTGGCCATCGGACGCAACACGCTATGGAGGAAAATCAAGCGGTACAAGATCAAGATGCCCGCCATGGCCGAGAGCGCCGCGAAAAGCGGTTGA
- a CDS encoding P-loop NTPase → MQTKLRDANVKRYSEVAGDGGSGILEQVAGWMAALNKRVEKIRHIIVIVSAKGGVGKSFVTAMLAKELAGRGHLTGALDADINGSSLPYLLDAESHRASIGENGALPARGSFGVKVMSLDYFIGLDGAPVSWQGPSATYPWLGSMEATAIRELLAGSDWGELDYLLIDTPPSLARLTDLTGMLPSISGVVVVTTPSKVSYRVVLKSMERIYDTGAPVIGLVENMGGMVCRECGARSPVFNGEDMGGALDYIKLPLLGTVPFVSEEGIGAAKAAISGICGEIIQRAGAAA, encoded by the coding sequence ATGCAAACCAAATTGAGGGACGCCAACGTGAAAAGATATTCGGAAGTGGCGGGAGACGGGGGATCGGGGATACTCGAGCAAGTCGCCGGATGGATGGCGGCTCTAAATAAACGGGTTGAAAAAATCCGCCACATAATCGTGATCGTCAGCGCGAAAGGGGGCGTGGGCAAAAGTTTTGTCACTGCCATGCTGGCAAAAGAGCTTGCCGGGCGGGGTCACCTGACCGGCGCGCTGGACGCGGACATCAACGGCTCTTCGCTGCCATACCTTTTGGACGCGGAGTCCCACCGGGCGTCAATCGGCGAAAACGGCGCCCTTCCCGCCCGCGGGAGCTTCGGCGTGAAAGTAATGTCCCTCGATTATTTCATCGGCCTCGACGGCGCGCCCGTTTCATGGCAGGGCCCGTCGGCCACCTATCCGTGGCTTGGCTCCATGGAAGCCACCGCGATAAGAGAGCTGCTCGCCGGTTCGGACTGGGGCGAACTGGACTACCTGTTGATAGACACTCCTCCTTCCCTCGCCCGGCTCACCGATCTGACGGGGATGCTGCCATCAATCAGCGGGGTGGTGGTGGTGACCACTCCGTCGAAGGTCTCATACCGGGTTGTGTTAAAGTCAATGGAGCGGATTTACGATACCGGCGCGCCGGTGATAGGGCTGGTGGAGAACATGGGCGGCATGGTGTGCCGGGAGTGCGGCGCGCGTTCGCCCGTTTTCAACGGAGAGGACATGGGCGGAGCCCTGGATTACATTAAGCTTCCACTGCTGGGCACGGTCCCGTTCGTCAGCGAAGAAGGCATTGGGGCCGCCAAGGCCGCCATAAGCGGCATTTGCGGTGAAATCATACAGCGGGCCGGCGCGGCCGCGTGA